One genomic window of Gracilinema caldarium DSM 7334 includes the following:
- the thiD gene encoding bifunctional hydroxymethylpyrimidine kinase/phosphomethylpyrimidine kinase, translating into MYSIQMDAARKERINKQYLRQVLSIAGSDTSGGAGVQADLKAMSACGVFGMSVITALTAQNTKGVHAIYPIPADFVGTQIDAIFTDIRVDAVKIGMLGNADVMKVTGERLRRYHPDLVVVDPVLLSKHGYPLMDDTAREVFLSEIVPLAYLITPNLPETTFLAGFIPKTIDELERAGKKILSLGAKAVLIKGGHRESDADDVLVTTQGVYIFKGERLASQHTHGTGCTLSSAIAAYLARGLTIVKAIEYAKNYVRVGIEHGLNIGHGIGPIHHFYNLYQGEVPQL; encoded by the coding sequence ATGTACTCGATACAGATGGATGCCGCACGAAAAGAACGTATCAATAAGCAATATTTACGACAGGTACTCTCCATTGCGGGTAGCGATACAAGTGGAGGTGCAGGTGTGCAGGCTGATTTAAAAGCTATGAGCGCCTGTGGGGTCTTTGGCATGTCAGTTATTACAGCCCTCACCGCACAAAACACAAAGGGGGTTCATGCAATATACCCTATCCCAGCTGATTTTGTCGGTACGCAGATCGATGCGATATTCACAGATATAAGGGTGGATGCGGTAAAAATCGGAATGCTGGGTAATGCCGATGTGATGAAAGTGACAGGAGAGCGATTACGCAGGTATCATCCTGACTTGGTTGTGGTTGATCCTGTTTTACTAAGTAAACATGGATATCCTCTCATGGATGATACCGCAAGGGAAGTGTTTTTGTCCGAAATTGTTCCTTTAGCCTATCTGATTACTCCTAATCTTCCCGAAACAACGTTTCTCGCAGGATTTATACCGAAGACAATAGATGAATTAGAAAGGGCGGGAAAAAAGATTTTATCCCTTGGAGCGAAAGCTGTTCTTATAAAAGGGGGGCATCGGGAATCCGATGCTGACGATGTTTTAGTAACTACTCAAGGAGTATACATTTTTAAGGGAGAACGGCTTGCTAGCCAGCATACCCATGGTACCGGATGTACACTTTCAAGTGCTATAGCAGCATATTTAGCTCGAGGTTTAACGATTGTTAAAGCTATAGAATATGCCAAAAATTATGTCAGAGTTGGTATTGAACA